In one window of Helianthus annuus cultivar XRQ/B chromosome 17, HanXRQr2.0-SUNRISE, whole genome shotgun sequence DNA:
- the LOC110922187 gene encoding uncharacterized protein YtfP — MNNTVSRFIIHNLLPPNTQTFTRIHIPFTSSTRRQRFRTLAFSDSPEVSDEKMVVVGGGAAGIYGAIRAKTLAPNLNVIVIEKGKPLAKVKISGGGRCNVTNGHCADNTILAEQYPRGSKEFRGSFFNVHGPSDTMSWFSDHGVELKTEEDGRVFPVSDNSSSIVDCLLNEARQRGVKLQTGKSVTSASTSAGGKFTLKIEKRTIDYVEFIEADYLLIASGSNQQGYNLTNQLGHSIIKPVPSLFTFKIDDKPLTELSGITFPKVKASLKLEPLQKNIPELTQVGPMLVTHWGLSGPVVLRLSAWGARDLFSSEYKGTLLVDFSPDVHSEDLKSLLSQHKKKFPKQKVVGSYPPELGLVKRFWKYLLNREGIDEDILWASISNNTLMSVAALLKQCSFIVKGKGQFKDEFVTAGGVPLSEISLKTMESRIKPRLFFAGEVLNVDGVTGGFNFQNAWSGGYIAGTSIGKIAATSAPSLIEQAM; from the exons ATGAACAACACAGTCTCTCGCTTCATTATCCACAATCTTCTACCTCCAAACACTCAAACTTTCACTAGGATTCACATCCCCTTCACATCTTCTACACGTCGCCAGAGATTCCGTACTCTCGCCTTTTCCGATTCTCCAGAG GTTAGTGACGAGAAGAtggtggtggtaggtggtggtGCTGCCGGAATATACGGTGCAATTAGGGCTAAAACGTTGGCTCCTAATCTTAATGTTATTGTAATTGAAAAAGGGAAGCCACTTGCAAAG GTTAAGATATCGGGAGGTGGTCGTTGTAACGTTACGAATGGGCATTGTGCTGATAATACG ATTTTAGCCGAGCAATATCCGAGAGGAAGTAAGGAGTTTAGAGGTTCGTTTTTTAATGTTCATGGCCCGAGTGATACCATGTCATGGTTTTCTGATCATGGGGTTGAATTGAAG ACTGAAGAAGATGGAAGGGTTTTTCCAGTGAGTGATAATTCGTCTTCAATAGTTGATTGCCTTTTAAATGAAGCTAGGCAGAGGGGAG TTAAACTGCAGACAGGAAAGTCTGTAACATCGGCTTCTACTTCAGCTGGTGGCAAATTTACGCTTAAAATTGAGAAGCGCACGATCGATTATGTGGAGTTTATTGAAGCTGATTATTTGTTAATCGCTAGTGGCAGCAATCAGCAG GGTTATAATCTTACCAATCAGCTTGGCCATTCTATCATTAAACCGGTACCGAGCTTATTTACATTCAAAATCGATGATAAGCCGTTGACAGAGTTATCTGGG ATTACATTCCCGAAAGTCAAAGCAAGTTTAAAGCTCGAACCGTTGCAGAAGAACATTCCGGAGCTTACCCAG GTGGGGCCCATGTTGGTCACGCATTGGGGACTTAGTGGACCGGTTGTTCTTCGATTATCTGCTTGGGGTGCTCGTGATCTCTTTAGTTCGGAATATAAAG GAACGCTTCTTGTTGACTTTTCTCCTGATGTGCATAGTGAAGATTTGAAGTCTTTGTTATCTCAACACAAAAAAAAGTTTCCG AAGCAAAAGGTAGTCGGTTCATACCCTCCAGAACTCGGGCTTGTGAAGAGATTTTGGAAATATTTGTTAAACCGTGAG GGGATAGATGAAGATATCTTGTGGGCTTCCATTTCGAATAACACTTTGATGTCGGTTGCTGCTTTACTAAAGCAGTGTTCCTTTATAGTGAAAGGAAAG GGCCAATTTAAGGATGAATTTGTCACAGCTGGAGGGGTCCCATTGTCTGAg ATCTCACTGAAAACTATGGAGAGCAGAATTAAACCCCGTTTGTTCTTTGCTGGAGAG GTGCTGAATGTTGATGGAGTTACAGGAGGTTTCAATTTCCAG AATGCTTGGTCAGGTGGGTACATAGCAGGAACAAGTATAGGCAAGATTGCCGCCACATCAGCACCTTCTTTAATAGAACAGGCCATGTAA